The sequence below is a genomic window from Candidatus Epulonipiscium sp..
TGTAACAGCTTCAGATACAGCAGTCTTGATATCGGATATTTCTTCAAGGGTAGGGTCCAGCTGAGAGATAAAGGCTGCTACAGCTACCCGTGCAAACCCCTCATTTTGTGATTTGCTTATAAATGATATCTTCATTGTATTTTGATATTCCATAACAACTCCCCCTATTGCAAACTTAATATTGCTTCATCTAAGCTATGATATTGATTAATTATTTTATATAAGCCTGAAAGCTGTAAAACCCTATCTACCTGTGGTGCAACATTATATACCCCTACTTGTCCCCCCCCCGCTCTTTTACATTTTTGTATCTCCCCATTATCACACCTATTCCTGAACTATCCATAAATTGAATACCCGAAAAATCAAATACAATGTTTTTTACATTATGTTTAATGAATTCCCTATCCAACTTATCTCTTATGGTCTCGGAAGTATGATGGTCAACTTCTCCTGATATTTTAGCTATAAGACTTCCTTTTTTTATTGAATATGTTATGGTCATTGTTTTTCCCCTTTCATTTTCATCATTTAGGCATAAAAAATCTTCTATATAATACATTCTCCATAAAATGGAATATACCTTTAAAAATAAAAAAATAATACCAATCCTTGGTATTATTTTTATTTTAATTTTCCTAATCTCCATTTTGAATTGGCAGCCCCATCCGTTCCTGGATACTGATCTATAGCTTGGCTATAAAATTCTTTGGCTTTTTCTATATTATCTTGTTCCTCGTATATTCTACCTAGATAATACAATGCATTATCCGAATAATATTGTTCCCTAGCATATAGGAGTGATTTTTCTAGTTCTACTATTGCCTTATCATAGTCTTTTCTAGAATAAGCACTTTGCCCATTATTATAATGAGCACTTGCCGCATCGATAAATACCTTGTTACTTAATTCATCATAGGTAGCTCTATTTTCTTCGGGAATATTAAAGGCATCCAAAGAATATAAAAGAACCGCCGCATCTTCTATCTTTTTATTATTATATAAAATCTGCACTTGATTTATTTTTTGAACTTCCTCTAGAGCAATTTGTCTTTGTTGAAGCTGTCCATTCATGTCTAGTACTTTCCTATTTTCTTCTTCTAAATCACTGATTGTTTCTTGACTTTCCTGTTTTAGTCTACTGTACTCTATTTCAAGATTTTGGTTTTTAATATCGAGATCTTCAATTTGTTTGGTGAGCACATTAACTCTATCGGGAATAACCAAAATAAGCAATAATGCAGCAGTACAAATAGCCCCCACTACAAAACCAATAATGTGACCCATAGGAGAAAATGGGGCTTTTGACTTTCTCCTTCGATGAGCCCTAATAGTTGCTGTAGATTTATCTTCCCTTCTTGGTATGAAAGAGTTAGGCCTTAATTCCCTATAATACCTTATAGCCTTAGAATTTGACATGTCAATCTCTAGGGCTTTTTCAATATAGGGCAGAGCCTTTTCCTTTTCGTTTTCTTTTAGTAGGCATAAAGCTACAAGACAACAGGCCTCAACAAAATTAGGATTTAACTGGAGGGCCTTTTTAAGCTGTATAATGGCTAGATCTTCACTTCTTTGGCCGGCATATTCTATTGCTTGGTTAAACATTCTTATCGAATCGTTATATTGTTCTAACTTTCTGCCGCTTCTTTGAATTCTTTTAATATAATCCAAAGCAATATTATCTTCCTTTTGAAAATGGGTACTAATCACCCACTCTGCCAATGCTTGCCCAAATTCTCCGATTTCATAATAAACCAATCCTAAAAGGTTCCTTGCATTTATATTGGTTTTATCAAACTCCACTGCCTTAGACAGAGAGCCAATAGCATTGGTAAGCTCCCTATTATTTGCTTGTTCTAAGCCCTTATTGTAAAGTCGAAGAGAAATAGCTTTAAGTTTCCTATACAAAAAAATATTAAATTGACATCTAGGACATTGACTGAGGTTTTCTTGAATTTCTATATGGCATGCTGGACAAATCACAACAATCTACTCCTTACCTTCTGACTTTATTTCTAAATTTCTTGTAATATGTGTTAATAAATCAATCATGTCCTTTATTTCATTGGATTTAATCACTTCTTCTATACCGTCCACTTCTAAGGCTGGTTTGAATTTACGTAGCTCTTCTTTAAAATCAATCACAATTTCAACCCCTTTTTCTTTTTAATATATTTTTTAATTCAGATATCAAATACAGTGATCCTGCGCAACACAGAATATCCTCCTTAGAGGTTAAACTAAGGGCCAATTCAAATGCTTCTTGAATATTTTTGTTTTTATAAACTGAATTAGGATACTTCTTCATAGCTTCTTCTAATTCGTCTACGGATAGTTTTCTAGAATTTGATGGTTCTGTAATAATAACATCCCCTACTTGGGGCATGATTTGTTCTAAAATATTTTTGTAAGGTTTATCTTTTAGAATTCCAATTAATAAAGTAATTTTCCTGTCTTTAAAATATTGTTTAAATGCCTTTTTTAAGGCTATAGCGCCTCCCTCATTGTGGGCCCCATCAAAGATAACCAAAGGCATTGTACTAACAATCTCCATACGCCCAGGCCAAAAACTTTCCCTTAAACCATCCCTAATATCTTTTTCGCATATTACAATGCCCTGCTTCTTTAAAACCTCTATGGTCAAAAGTGCCGTTGCCGCATTGTATATTTGATGTTCTCCTAAAAAGGAAAACTCCAAATTATCATAGGAATAAAATTCGGTTTCAATGGAAAAACGAGTTCTTTCTATAGTAAAACTTTTATCTTTAATATTTGTCTTATACGCATAAAATAAAGTTGAATCTAATTCTTTGCATATATCTTTAATAATATTATACACTTTAGTATTTGGAAAATACAATACAGTATTGCAATTTTTCTTTATAATTCCCGCTTTTTCGTGAGCAATTGACTCAATATTATCTCCTAATACATCCATATGGTCCATTCCTATTGAAGTTATAACAGAAACTAAGGGGTTTTCTATCACATTGGTGGCATCATATCGACCCCCTAACCCCACTTCCAAAATCACAAAATCTACCTCGCTTTCTGCAAAATAAAGCAAGGCCATGGCTGTTAGAGATTCGAATACCGTGGGATGTTCTTCTTCTTTGCACTTTTTAGATGCTGTAATTATCTTTTCCCCGACCTTGGCAAAATCTTCGTCGGAAATATTTATGTTATTTATTTTAATCCTCTCATTGTAACTCTCCAAATGAGGGGATGTATACATGCCTACACGATACCCTGCCTTCATTAAGATGAATTCTAACATGGTGGCAACTGATCCCTTTCCATTAGTACCGGCGATATGTATGACCTTAAGAGATTTTTCCGGGTTTTTAAGCCGTTCTAGAAGGTTTTGCAGCCTTATAAGACCTGGTCTTGAGCCAAAACGTTCTATCGAATTTATATATTCAATGATTTCATTATAATCCAATGTATTATCCTCCTCGGGATTGTACTTAACAAATCCCTGTTCTTATGGG
It includes:
- a CDS encoding tetratricopeptide repeat protein — translated: MICPACHIEIQENLSQCPRCQFNIFLYRKLKAISLRLYNKGLEQANNRELTNAIGSLSKAVEFDKTNINARNLLGLVYYEIGEFGQALAEWVISTHFQKEDNIALDYIKRIQRSGRKLEQYNDSIRMFNQAIEYAGQRSEDLAIIQLKKALQLNPNFVEACCLVALCLLKENEKEKALPYIEKALEIDMSNSKAIRYYRELRPNSFIPRREDKSTATIRAHRRRKSKAPFSPMGHIIGFVVGAICTAALLLILVIPDRVNVLTKQIEDLDIKNQNLEIEYSRLKQESQETISDLEEENRKVLDMNGQLQQRQIALEEVQKINQVQILYNNKKIEDAAVLLYSLDAFNIPEENRATYDELSNKVFIDAASAHYNNGQSAYSRKDYDKAIVELEKSLLYAREQYYSDNALYYLGRIYEEQDNIEKAKEFYSQAIDQYPGTDGAANSKWRLGKLK
- a CDS encoding bifunctional folylpolyglutamate synthase/dihydrofolate synthase, which gives rise to MDYNEIIEYINSIERFGSRPGLIRLQNLLERLKNPEKSLKVIHIAGTNGKGSVATMLEFILMKAGYRVGMYTSPHLESYNERIKINNINISDEDFAKVGEKIITASKKCKEEEHPTVFESLTAMALLYFAESEVDFVILEVGLGGRYDATNVIENPLVSVITSIGMDHMDVLGDNIESIAHEKAGIIKKNCNTVLYFPNTKVYNIIKDICKELDSTLFYAYKTNIKDKSFTIERTRFSIETEFYSYDNLEFSFLGEHQIYNAATALLTIEVLKKQGIVICEKDIRDGLRESFWPGRMEIVSTMPLVIFDGAHNEGGAIALKKAFKQYFKDRKITLLIGILKDKPYKNILEQIMPQVGDVIITEPSNSRKLSVDELEEAMKKYPNSVYKNKNIQEAFELALSLTSKEDILCCAGSLYLISELKNILKRKRG